A region of Caballeronia insecticola DNA encodes the following proteins:
- a CDS encoding LysR substrate-binding domain-containing protein has translation MLDLNDMYYFVQVVDHKSITAAARALALPKSTISYRVNQLEAQLGVRLINRTSRQFAVTDIGAEFYAHARTMLQEALAAESVVRQRMLSPSGLVRISTAVATAQFALRHLLPRFCERFPKVRLLERLSDVEVDVVADGFDIAIRAHSQPLQDSTLIQRPLAPTPWMLFSSPAFFDGAKRPEQPEDIAERRSLFMVRDGVPYEWTLRRGDTVRTVRVTPVLMTSCMLTLKDAAVAGLGIVALPGYVCREELADGRLMRVLPDWTCGDAQLTALVPYGQNQLPSVRALLDFLVVEVPPVVSIEA, from the coding sequence ATGCTGGATCTCAACGACATGTACTACTTCGTGCAGGTGGTCGATCACAAGAGCATCACAGCCGCAGCACGCGCGCTGGCGCTGCCGAAATCGACGATCAGCTATCGCGTGAATCAGCTCGAAGCGCAGCTCGGCGTGCGGCTCATCAACCGGACGTCGCGACAGTTCGCCGTGACCGACATCGGCGCGGAATTCTATGCGCACGCGCGCACGATGCTTCAGGAGGCGCTCGCGGCGGAGTCGGTGGTGCGGCAGCGCATGTTGTCGCCGAGCGGCCTCGTGCGCATCTCGACGGCGGTCGCGACCGCGCAGTTCGCATTGCGCCATCTGTTGCCGCGTTTCTGCGAGCGCTTCCCGAAAGTGCGGCTCTTGGAGCGTTTGTCCGATGTCGAAGTCGATGTCGTCGCGGATGGTTTCGATATCGCGATCCGCGCGCACAGTCAGCCCTTGCAGGACTCGACGCTGATCCAGCGCCCGCTCGCGCCGACGCCGTGGATGCTGTTCAGCAGCCCCGCTTTCTTCGATGGCGCGAAGCGCCCCGAGCAGCCCGAGGACATCGCCGAGCGCCGTTCGCTCTTCATGGTGCGGGACGGCGTGCCGTACGAATGGACGCTGCGTCGCGGCGACACCGTGCGCACGGTACGCGTGACGCCGGTGCTCATGACAAGCTGCATGCTGACGCTCAAGGACGCGGCGGTCGCGGGGCTCGGCATTGTCGCGCTGCCCGGCTATGTGTGCAGGGAAGAACTCGCCGATGGCCGCCTCATGCGCGTCTTGCCCGACTGGACATGCGGCGATGCGCAACTCACCGCGCTCGTGCCGTACGGACAGAATCAGTTGCCGTCCGTGCGTGCGTTGCTGGATTTTCTTGTGGTGGAAGTGCCGCCCGTCGTTTCGATCGAAGCGTGA
- a CDS encoding ABC transporter ATP-binding protein: MNVSTLRSGADTPVLDVADLNVSFSTRAGEVRVVRDLSFRVGRGEVFAVIGESGSGKSTMAQAVMGLLSGQANTTGRITLSGQPISSLAPRARRRLCGERMALISQDALAALNPCTTVGFQIAETLMVHRGMSRRAGMRRAVELLALTGIPSPDERVHRYPHEFSGGMRQRALIAIALALEPDLLIADEPTTALDATIKAQILQLLMRLRGELGMAVLIVTHDMGVVARMADRMLVMYAGRAVETGPVTEVFDAPAHPYTRALLKAMPRLDCPGEPLRAIAGAPPAPQAIPTGCAFHPRCALAVPACSADVPQPIVFAGGRMSLCRFSPDEVRYAERA; this comes from the coding sequence ATGAACGTGTCCACCTTGCGCAGCGGCGCGGATACGCCGGTCCTCGATGTCGCCGACCTGAACGTGTCGTTCAGCACCCGCGCGGGCGAAGTGCGGGTCGTGCGCGACTTGAGCTTTCGCGTCGGGCGCGGCGAAGTGTTCGCCGTGATCGGCGAGTCGGGTTCCGGCAAGTCGACAATGGCGCAGGCCGTGATGGGCCTCCTCTCCGGCCAGGCGAATACGACCGGGCGCATCACGCTGTCCGGCCAGCCGATTTCGAGTCTCGCGCCGCGCGCACGCCGCCGCCTGTGCGGCGAGCGCATGGCGCTGATCAGCCAGGACGCGCTCGCGGCGCTCAATCCGTGCACGACCGTCGGCTTCCAGATTGCCGAGACGCTGATGGTCCATCGCGGCATGTCGCGCCGCGCGGGCATGCGGCGTGCCGTCGAACTGCTGGCGCTGACCGGCATTCCGTCGCCGGATGAGCGCGTGCATCGCTATCCGCACGAGTTTTCGGGCGGCATGCGCCAGCGCGCGCTGATTGCGATTGCGCTCGCGCTTGAACCCGATCTGCTGATCGCCGACGAGCCGACCACCGCGCTCGATGCCACCATCAAGGCGCAGATTCTCCAGTTGCTGATGCGGTTGCGCGGCGAACTCGGCATGGCGGTGCTGATCGTCACGCACGATATGGGCGTCGTCGCGCGCATGGCCGACCGCATGCTCGTGATGTACGCCGGGCGCGCGGTCGAGACGGGTCCCGTCACCGAAGTCTTCGATGCGCCCGCGCATCCGTACACGCGCGCGCTGCTCAAGGCGATGCCGCGTCTCGATTGTCCCGGCGAGCCGCTGCGCGCGATCGCCGGTGCGCCGCCCGCGCCGCAGGCCATTCCCACGGGTTGCGCGTTCCATCCGCGCTGCGCGCTTGCCGTGCCCGCGTGTTCGGCCGACGTGCCGCAGCCGATCGTGTTCGCCGGCGGCCGCATGTCCCTGTGCCGCTTCTCTCCGGATGAGGTCCGATATGCCGAACGTGCGTGA
- a CDS encoding ABC transporter ATP-binding protein: MPNVRELTPPADEVPVLHAAGLCRRFRISRPWPAAPLWLDAVDDVTLSLGRGKTLGIVGESGCGKSTLSRMLVGILAPSAGTLHVDGVNLAQLRGDRWREVMRDVQMVFQSPYTALNPRLKIGEIVREPLDIHEAHLSKKERGERVIAMLERVGLHAGHAARYPYSLSGGQQQRVGIARALVRPARVVICDEPVSALDVSVQAQVVNLLRELQDDLRVSYVFVSHDLAVVANISHDIAVMYMGRVVESGAARDVLQTPRHPYTQALVDSANVPDPRVERSRTPRVLAGDLPRPTDPPSGCRFRTRCWMAQDICSKSTPALIHRSGAPQRVACHFA; encoded by the coding sequence ATGCCGAACGTGCGTGAGCTGACGCCACCCGCCGACGAGGTCCCGGTGCTGCACGCCGCCGGTCTGTGCAGGCGCTTTCGCATCTCGCGGCCCTGGCCCGCCGCGCCGCTATGGCTCGACGCAGTCGACGACGTCACGCTCTCGCTCGGACGCGGCAAGACGCTCGGCATCGTCGGCGAATCGGGCTGCGGGAAGTCGACGCTGTCGCGCATGCTCGTCGGCATTCTCGCGCCAAGTGCAGGCACGTTGCATGTCGATGGCGTCAACCTCGCGCAGTTGCGCGGCGATCGCTGGCGCGAAGTGATGCGCGACGTGCAGATGGTGTTCCAGTCGCCCTATACCGCGCTCAATCCGCGTTTGAAGATCGGCGAGATCGTGCGCGAGCCGCTCGATATCCACGAAGCGCATCTGTCGAAGAAGGAGCGCGGCGAACGCGTGATCGCAATGCTCGAACGCGTCGGCCTGCACGCGGGACATGCGGCGCGTTATCCGTATTCGCTGTCGGGCGGGCAGCAGCAGCGCGTGGGCATCGCGCGTGCGCTGGTGCGGCCGGCGCGCGTCGTGATCTGCGACGAACCCGTTTCCGCGCTCGATGTGTCCGTGCAGGCGCAGGTCGTGAATCTGCTGCGCGAATTGCAGGACGATCTGCGCGTGTCGTATGTGTTCGTGTCGCACGATCTGGCCGTGGTCGCCAACATCTCGCACGATATCGCGGTGATGTATATGGGCCGCGTGGTCGAATCCGGCGCCGCGCGCGATGTGTTGCAGACGCCGCGGCATCCGTACACGCAGGCGCTCGTCGATAGCGCCAACGTGCCGGACCCGCGCGTCGAGCGTTCGCGTACGCCGCGCGTGCTGGCAGGCGATCTGCCGCGTCCGACCGATCCGCCGAGCGGTTGCCGCTTCCGCACGCGCTGCTGGATGGCACAGGACATCTGCTCGAAATCGACGCCGGCGCTGATCCATCGTTCCGGCGCGCCGCAGCGCGTGGCTTGCCACTTTGCCTGA
- the phaP gene encoding TIGR01841 family phasin (Members of this family are phasins (small proteins associated with inclusions such as PHA granules). Note that several different families of phasins have been named PhaP despite very little sequence similarity to each other.), translating into MFPFFSQQTTSIPATGLQTFVNVSKRYASGLQQIADLNVQTIKTVFEEGNAVFRAGPNAKPADMLSWQSTLFAEAPEKAAAYTRHFLEIVRSTQTDMFNEARAPLAQAGAGMKQAFESATPVALFSNAKQKATHVADEAA; encoded by the coding sequence ATGTTTCCTTTCTTCAGTCAACAGACAACTTCGATCCCGGCAACGGGCCTGCAAACGTTCGTGAACGTCTCGAAGCGTTACGCAAGCGGCCTTCAGCAGATTGCCGATCTGAACGTGCAGACCATCAAGACCGTGTTCGAGGAAGGCAATGCGGTCTTTCGTGCCGGTCCGAACGCCAAGCCGGCTGACATGCTGAGCTGGCAATCGACGCTCTTCGCGGAAGCGCCCGAGAAAGCCGCGGCTTATACGCGGCATTTTCTGGAGATCGTCCGCTCGACGCAGACCGACATGTTCAACGAGGCGCGCGCGCCGCTGGCGCAGGCCGGCGCCGGAATGAAGCAAGCGTTCGAATCGGCGACGCCTGTCGCACTTTTCTCGAACGCAAAGCAGAAGGCGACCCACGTCGCCGACGAAGCGGCATAA
- a CDS encoding GMC family oxidoreductase, translated as MNDAYDIVIVGGGSAGAVLANRLSSEPARRVLLLEAGHAYRPNAFPAVLWNADHAGGDAEHDWGYRADVAEGGRSIAALRAKALGGCSSVNAAVAMRARPADFAKWTARGLAGWRFDDVLACFKSIENTPDGDDFYRGRHGPLPVRQRRRDELTPAVNAFVDGALECGFAYVEDFNGEEQAGVSPYPLNVISGRRINTGIAFLDDGVRARPNLTIKGGVEIDRVLFDGARASGVLDANGVAYRARTVILSAGAFGSPAILMRSGIGPADHLRELGIAHVADLPVGERLQEHPFYYNIYALKPGANGMFPAAGAILWAASTEAMPGDLDLHVSATHLFDPALSPTGGALVLAASVTQPESVGYVRLTDRNPRSAPRIVYNFLTTARDRRRMIECVQIARRIGRSKAFAATVAEEMTPGAAVSDAGLESVILGNLDAYAHPTSTVPMGDGGVVDSEGRVHGIEGLMVVDASIMPGIPSAPTNLTTMMIAEHIAARVFAAP; from the coding sequence ATGAACGACGCCTACGACATCGTCATCGTCGGCGGCGGCTCGGCGGGCGCGGTGCTCGCCAACCGTCTCAGCAGCGAGCCCGCACGTCGCGTGCTGCTGCTCGAAGCGGGCCATGCTTATCGGCCGAATGCGTTTCCCGCCGTGCTCTGGAACGCCGATCACGCGGGCGGCGACGCGGAACACGACTGGGGTTATCGGGCGGACGTCGCGGAAGGCGGACGCAGCATCGCGGCGTTGCGTGCGAAGGCGCTCGGCGGATGCTCGTCCGTGAACGCCGCTGTCGCGATGCGCGCGCGTCCCGCCGACTTCGCGAAATGGACGGCACGCGGCCTGGCGGGCTGGCGCTTCGACGACGTACTGGCGTGCTTCAAATCGATCGAGAACACGCCCGACGGCGATGACTTCTATCGCGGCCGTCACGGCCCGCTGCCCGTTCGCCAGCGCCGCCGCGACGAACTGACGCCCGCCGTCAACGCGTTCGTCGATGGCGCGCTCGAATGCGGCTTCGCGTATGTGGAGGACTTCAACGGCGAGGAGCAGGCGGGCGTCTCGCCCTATCCGCTCAACGTGATCTCGGGACGACGCATCAACACCGGCATCGCGTTTCTCGACGACGGCGTGCGCGCGCGCCCGAACCTCACAATCAAGGGCGGCGTGGAGATCGACCGCGTGTTGTTCGACGGCGCGCGCGCATCGGGCGTGCTCGATGCGAACGGCGTCGCGTATCGGGCGCGGACCGTGATTCTTTCCGCGGGCGCGTTCGGCAGTCCCGCGATCCTGATGCGCTCGGGCATCGGGCCGGCCGACCATCTGCGCGAGCTGGGCATTGCGCACGTCGCCGACTTGCCGGTGGGCGAACGGCTGCAGGAGCATCCGTTCTACTACAACATTTATGCGCTCAAGCCCGGCGCGAACGGCATGTTTCCGGCTGCGGGCGCGATCCTGTGGGCAGCGTCAACCGAGGCCATGCCCGGCGACCTCGACCTGCACGTCTCGGCGACGCATCTGTTCGATCCGGCGCTCTCGCCGACAGGCGGCGCGCTCGTGCTCGCGGCATCGGTGACGCAGCCCGAATCCGTCGGCTACGTGCGTCTGACCGATCGCAATCCGCGCAGCGCACCGCGCATCGTCTATAACTTTCTTACGACGGCGCGGGATCGCCGCCGCATGATCGAGTGCGTGCAAATTGCCCGGCGCATCGGCCGCTCGAAGGCGTTCGCCGCGACCGTTGCCGAAGAGATGACGCCCGGCGCGGCGGTATCGGACGCCGGTCTCGAATCCGTGATCCTCGGCAATCTCGACGCCTACGCGCATCCGACCTCCACCGTGCCGATGGGCGACGGCGGCGTGGTCGACAGCGAAGGCCGCGTGCATGGCATCGAAGGACTGATGGTCGTCGATGCGTCGATCATGCCCGGCATCCCGAGCGCACCAACTAACCTGACGACGATGATGATCGCCGAGCACATCGCGGCGCGCGTTTTCGCTGCGCCCTGA
- a CDS encoding alpha/beta hydrolase fold domain-containing protein has protein sequence MTTQDGLTIDVFPLSRADRDALPALHDTFRRFWSAPLAKTAPRIAYDAFFATTPPAPDVALHPSTDPALPGWVCVPAHPVDDQALLFLHGGAYVMGTAPAYRGFVSQIAARARRTTFILEYPLAPESALPVAIDFAAAALERLRSRIGKVGKVGVIGDSAGGGLTLATLAQTGDASAAVVFSPWADLTLSGASMRERAAVERLLDEGALREAARGYVGHAAADDPRASPLLAVPDRLPPLLVQVGSDEILYDDALRYALRAHARGHDVTLQEWTGMHHVFQQNVAELEAARQALDFAAAFLHRHMGAPS, from the coding sequence ATGACCACGCAAGACGGTTTGACGATCGATGTGTTTCCGCTGTCCCGCGCCGACCGTGACGCGCTGCCCGCGCTGCACGACACGTTCCGGCGCTTCTGGTCGGCACCGCTCGCGAAGACCGCGCCGCGCATCGCCTACGACGCATTCTTCGCGACGACACCGCCTGCGCCCGATGTCGCGCTGCATCCCTCGACCGATCCCGCGCTGCCCGGTTGGGTCTGCGTGCCCGCGCATCCGGTCGATGATCAGGCGTTACTGTTTCTGCACGGCGGCGCGTATGTGATGGGCACGGCGCCGGCGTATCGCGGTTTCGTGAGCCAGATCGCGGCGCGTGCGCGGCGCACGACGTTCATCCTCGAATATCCGCTCGCGCCCGAATCCGCGTTGCCTGTCGCGATCGATTTCGCGGCGGCCGCGCTCGAACGATTGCGCAGCCGTATCGGCAAGGTCGGCAAGGTCGGCGTGATCGGCGATTCGGCGGGCGGCGGCTTGACGTTGGCCACGTTGGCGCAAACGGGCGACGCATCCGCCGCCGTGGTGTTCTCGCCGTGGGCCGATCTGACCTTGAGCGGCGCGAGCATGCGCGAACGGGCCGCCGTCGAACGATTGCTCGACGAAGGCGCGTTGCGCGAAGCCGCGCGTGGCTATGTCGGTCACGCGGCGGCGGACGATCCGCGCGCGTCGCCATTGCTTGCCGTGCCGGACCGCCTGCCGCCGCTGCTCGTTCAGGTCGGCTCGGACGAAATTCTCTACGACGACGCCTTGCGTTACGCACTACGCGCGCACGCGCGCGGCCATGACGTGACGCTTCAGGAATGGACCGGCATGCATCACGTGTTTCAGCAGAATGTCGCCGAACTCGAAGCGGCGCGGCAGGCGCTCGATTTCGCGGCGGCGTTTCTGCATCGGCATATGGGAGCGCCTTCGTGA
- a CDS encoding FAD-dependent oxidoreductase, translating to MPNTSSSSLHVAIVGAGVIGAMSAWRLARRGVKVTLFDRYAPAHDRGATGGESRVFRVACKEGAKHVPLVRESLALWRELEGEANQRLLYQTGVATIGTPSMPGMRAIRETATQFDLRLDVLERDAALARFPQFRLASGEIMLFDPEGGALRSDLAVLSAVERAVACGATLRSYTSVDAVEPFDDHVALKIGGATETFSHVVMAPGGWASFEPALAALPLVTRRIALGWFAPRVPAEFGIDHSIVLMHLFESGYFYMFPCMDGATVKASCNIGGWPALDAPHALPRSLPADELAHLRRTAAEVAPGLRADPVRIGIYMDAYTPDGEGLLGALPGDEKTSRMFVATGFSGHGFKFSPAIGEAVARLVVEGEAGGQVAHLDVARFQDARTPQRRAGTR from the coding sequence ATGCCCAACACATCCTCGTCTTCCTTGCATGTGGCCATCGTCGGGGCTGGCGTGATCGGCGCGATGAGCGCGTGGCGCCTCGCGCGGCGCGGCGTCAAGGTCACGCTGTTCGACCGCTATGCACCCGCGCACGATCGCGGCGCGACCGGCGGAGAAAGCCGCGTCTTTCGCGTCGCCTGCAAGGAGGGCGCGAAGCACGTTCCGCTGGTGCGCGAAAGCCTCGCGTTATGGCGCGAACTCGAAGGCGAAGCGAATCAGCGGCTGCTGTATCAGACCGGTGTCGCGACCATCGGCACGCCGTCCATGCCCGGCATGCGCGCGATTCGCGAGACGGCCACGCAGTTCGATCTGCGGCTCGACGTGCTCGAACGTGACGCCGCGCTCGCGCGCTTCCCGCAGTTTCGTCTCGCGTCCGGCGAGATCATGCTGTTCGATCCCGAGGGCGGCGCGCTGCGCTCCGATCTCGCGGTGCTGTCGGCGGTGGAACGCGCGGTCGCATGTGGCGCAACGTTGCGCAGCTACACGAGTGTCGATGCCGTCGAGCCGTTCGACGATCACGTCGCGCTGAAGATAGGCGGCGCGACGGAGACGTTCTCGCACGTTGTCATGGCGCCGGGCGGCTGGGCTTCGTTCGAGCCGGCGCTGGCCGCGCTGCCGCTCGTCACGCGCCGCATTGCGCTCGGCTGGTTCGCGCCGCGTGTGCCGGCGGAGTTCGGCATCGACCATTCGATCGTGCTGATGCACTTGTTCGAAAGCGGCTACTTCTACATGTTCCCGTGCATGGACGGCGCGACTGTCAAAGCCAGCTGCAATATCGGCGGCTGGCCCGCGCTCGATGCGCCGCATGCACTGCCGCGCAGCCTGCCCGCCGATGAACTCGCGCATCTGCGCCGCACCGCGGCCGAAGTGGCGCCGGGTCTGCGTGCGGACCCGGTGCGCATCGGCATCTACATGGATGCGTACACGCCCGATGGCGAAGGCCTGCTTGGCGCGCTGCCCGGCGACGAGAAGACGTCGCGCATGTTCGTCGCGACCGGCTTCTCGGGGCACGGCTTCAAGTTCTCGCCGGCCATCGGCGAGGCGGTGGCGCGGCTCGTCGTGGAAGGCGAAGCGGGCGGCCAGGTCGCGCATCTGGATGTCGCGCGGTTTCAGGACGCGCGCACGCCGCAGCGGCGTGCAGGCACGCGATGA
- a CDS encoding extracellular catalytic domain type 1 short-chain-length polyhydroxyalkanoate depolymerase yields the protein MNPFHPLAWAHDTFWSLFTHGTVGLTAHSFDDADTATARPVVQPRPVVETPRAYRQAELPQEAIGMTWSSERFEHEGTTYDVKLYIPSAYDGRPLPMIVMLHGAQQDSDDFATGTEMNVVAEERGFIVVYPEQPESSNPLKCWNWFLPANQMRESGETAAIAALTRDVMARYNVDDARVYVAGMSAGGALAVNLAVTHPDLYAAAAVHSGLAFGVADEQISALCAMNDGRGKVRLPQASFAASGTRAVPLIVFHGDADDTVHPLNSEQIVEMSRLMHCDVEGALPSAAARAGRHEDGHAYTQRVFHDRDGVPVGEQWLVHGLGHAWSGGHPDGTHTDARGPHASREIVRFFDQFAIDRTAIQGDVCGRSEMSLP from the coding sequence ATGAATCCCTTCCATCCGCTCGCGTGGGCGCACGATACGTTCTGGTCGCTCTTTACGCACGGAACCGTGGGTCTCACGGCGCATTCGTTCGACGATGCGGATACCGCGACCGCACGCCCCGTGGTTCAGCCGCGTCCGGTAGTCGAAACGCCACGCGCTTACCGGCAAGCGGAATTGCCGCAGGAAGCCATCGGCATGACATGGTCGAGCGAACGCTTCGAGCATGAGGGCACGACGTATGACGTCAAGCTCTATATCCCGAGTGCTTACGACGGTCGTCCGCTGCCGATGATCGTCATGCTGCACGGCGCGCAACAAGACTCGGACGACTTCGCGACGGGGACTGAGATGAACGTCGTCGCGGAGGAGCGGGGCTTTATCGTCGTTTATCCGGAACAGCCGGAAAGCTCGAATCCGCTGAAATGCTGGAATTGGTTTTTGCCCGCGAATCAGATGCGCGAATCGGGCGAAACGGCGGCGATCGCGGCGCTCACGCGTGACGTCATGGCGCGCTACAACGTGGATGACGCGCGCGTCTATGTCGCCGGTATGTCGGCGGGCGGCGCGCTGGCCGTCAATCTTGCCGTGACGCATCCCGATCTTTACGCGGCTGCCGCGGTGCACTCGGGGCTTGCGTTCGGTGTCGCCGACGAACAAATTTCCGCCCTCTGCGCAATGAACGACGGCCGAGGCAAAGTTCGTCTGCCGCAGGCATCGTTCGCGGCATCCGGGACGCGCGCCGTGCCGTTGATCGTCTTTCACGGCGATGCCGACGACACCGTGCATCCGCTCAACAGCGAACAGATCGTGGAAATGAGTCGGCTCATGCACTGCGATGTCGAAGGCGCGCTGCCGAGCGCCGCAGCGCGCGCCGGCCGCCACGAAGACGGCCACGCTTATACGCAACGCGTGTTTCACGATCGTGACGGCGTGCCGGTCGGCGAGCAGTGGCTCGTGCACGGACTCGGCCACGCATGGTCGGGCGGGCATCCGGACGGCACGCATACGGACGCGCGCGGTCCGCACGCATCGCGGGAGATTGTCCGCTTCTTCGATCAGTTCGCGATCGATCGCACGGCGATTCAGGGCGATGTGTGCGGCCGTAGTGAGATGAGTTTGCCCTGA
- a CDS encoding isochorismatase family protein: protein MTRDNTAVLLIDHQVGLFTGVRDIGVGELKHNVVGLAKAAQALGLPVIAVTTARDSMWGPTIPELRAALGDVDILDRSTVNAWDEPRFVYKVKAAGRDHLIIAGLSFEVCASLPAISAREEGYQPIIALDACGTFSAYKHEAGLARLTALGIEVSDYATLMVEIMADNADAKALAVYAALDMPFATLMGQVAEGFAR, encoded by the coding sequence ATGACCCGCGACAACACCGCCGTGCTGCTGATCGATCACCAGGTCGGTCTCTTCACCGGCGTGCGCGACATCGGTGTCGGCGAGCTCAAGCACAACGTGGTCGGACTGGCAAAGGCGGCGCAGGCGCTCGGCTTGCCGGTGATCGCGGTGACCACCGCGCGCGACAGCATGTGGGGACCGACGATCCCCGAATTGCGCGCGGCGCTGGGCGATGTCGATATCCTCGACCGCTCGACGGTCAACGCGTGGGACGAGCCGCGTTTCGTCTACAAGGTGAAGGCGGCGGGACGCGATCATCTGATCATCGCGGGGCTGAGCTTCGAAGTGTGCGCATCGCTGCCCGCGATCTCGGCGCGCGAAGAAGGCTATCAGCCGATCATCGCGCTCGACGCCTGCGGCACGTTCAGCGCCTACAAGCACGAAGCGGGGCTCGCGCGTCTGACCGCGCTCGGCATCGAAGTATCCGATTACGCGACGCTGATGGTCGAGATCATGGCCGACAACGCCGACGCTAAAGCACTCGCCGTCTATGCCGCACTCGACATGCCCTTCGCCACGCTGATGGGCCAGGTCGCCGAGGGATTCGCGCGATGA